A region of Elusimicrobiota bacterium DNA encodes the following proteins:
- a CDS encoding peptidoglycan DD-metalloendopeptidase family protein → MTLKKVVTGFVAGAFFFTTVGEPFAQSTFWADRQTARSHSRPNSGEGDARNLLSSISWPKESLNPILGAYRLPSSLGTVVETRVPRPGAPVLLHMQDAHGLYGAQLNASKILDGLFRAGWNGAGAVPVYQEGGAGPANLDWLSAFPFDDIKERVARVHLRQKELTGEEYRAIVSSSGTFRLLGVENQDLYKQNLAARHETAQARAAADAHIGRIQARLSAIKTKVYPPSLLKLDQPFQAYTNQTLTFIDYIRALSPDPLRAADYPNLDALLRLTKLETEMDPRALAEERDLLVRKMAASLSVDAVKDLAAKAIDVREGRLTQGDFYQALLSMATQLKRQGEDLPTRELRRYVGYLRLSDSLRHDELLVEAEQWRARLFEKYSGDDRVWRLVDTDRRVALERLLWKQEMTPDQYAAFRQAGPLDWAEVEKYIALQEASLGLSVSASAVPALLDPLAWTRSLPEVRAYYELALERDASLVKNALADMARTGAQRGVLIAGGFHTPGLTRLFRQSDVGYAVIQPRFETDEAAPSSEDLTISQAPDAFAHSVREANLATWPAPGSPLPSLKQSLTGRMALSMFSYAIKGMVQPGNKQAAEIERKLEVFAGVMKSVGIKSEIRRAVVSLDEGGKQALVLYGSFNGELFIIAQSLDERESISFVSESYASGSETSLNKKLGALLAAPSLVGTVGEGLKSFWAVLQSIRSARIPLKSEQLASLRAQALSGVQQAARAIQVPATSSAAEGQKIIDQAEGAVPVAARNFRSRLAGAVPSLVAAGKRGLVFAGKSVALMGAGIGAAHAAGGAAALTSVGLSSLMVGWMVVAMGAVVLWQSYQPAAGILGFGTKAPAVGSAPKTMPRKYDEPAAAADRRERFRGSLAKQGLSEKEIANVLGQATDWSLVERSLEGLNYAAYRETNFKGDAADINFKEMWQQARREAGSLQVRAAWTVGSFALYRFALHLFRGFYLRHPESALRYHLNIRGAGGKNYLTADQVDRLTLDEILRQQNVRSGSFAGLRHVLDRALGAARWGAEVTTVAAHLRFLTERGRLWLVSTVIVGSGISLMAAVPLLILLPGAFYLYALARYAPEKGALIPKLFGLGGTSARRAHYMRMLAIPVLGLALYALAGSFGVDFLRFNPLLQIFGLEGYLKVPVLGTFIQSFAIAGILSPLATVFIRSYARQVASVKNQRLDQSTALAPPLVEPIRFKRSEAGAMVEAEGPGTVPVLAYRPPADAGKGEARLWSWDGAAVIRYLESLQNTPSLSPADAGQAIAKIGAVLLHDASLNRVYGRVLRGTELQKLQIRKLLEGLEARAGPMLEKDAKTVLQSLRTEGRASRRQVFQDPRFWRQVLPSGWFSMWFVNTEVSAVLAQGAWFDSWLSRFASALSPQPVEIHFVEQLFQPIEGAHPQDGHGVARTGWRLYGPDDFMGQFAERWGGMLGVFNHLASTVQNAIESIPGVGDWYFQVRYLPEIVEAQRTPSVMDRATSHGEAVQFVRARAKAVHAFEAKNGPIVPHTLELTRGPKPLLEQVLDWFIPSARADEPGATMVVALAAPTPPPESASPPVSSVPAIESSEAPSVSRSWVVATRSSGLNVRGAPGKDAPWVASLAKGDPVTVFERSGDWARIGEGKWVSVRFLAPADPVERVAAQVRRAVESRATPNLSSELKASAANLARVPIGGEFGAPRVNDLGEGYAHAGVDVPVPMGTPIRAPEPMRVVRVGDFGARAGYGLELRDRAGYSYRFFHTSDQFPYKAGEELPAGAIVGTTGDSGDAQGHPHAHVEVRGPTGLLNPMLARLSPLDFLAEKEKPILLAVNDSVAPGDAHFSIGGVGADAAERVDLKTVMEQSDRSASVRLKDLDAKKSRVVVDELLSRYFVLDFNVLAQEARSRGKSPQEIANDSGTRAEFLARLQMADSDQATQRKAGVYAAKQLEIAADLYRLDLTIKTAQELLDINDTEKTIARIEKERAVLQAFREDLEQKRIPERIEHPKVLAELTQDIRTLEGDLEDAQSKRRSQTFDLARRLALPSPDETRFDLGPGPAAEAALRALVETKVGERSMRVRQIADLKVEQMKAAVPDQFRKDSTLSGVVSLAKLLGNKVTLGAGLVVEFLARATLSDPEREAVREASVWAYVRAVIQAEEVRNNETRKARESALQVVSTSMRSENLRRETAELEKKNQAMAARMLQGLSPARDRLDLLRESSKATRDLAKAEREEARQKVEALSFAAPYRPAVLTESDRAAAGSRALESIFAVLLDLPGTLLRAIASDDAKLDALRKEKLDRILPPGERTPFSVKNGTADELFPFMQSRNPTLRQGKAYVEEQESKRAAQAAAGDPKVGLYFRWLSGADQAKDLGRLGRFSVGLTVAFTLHDPAALLKGSLAEMELDKAKFAVAQAEQEGYSSLADLLHDLSRELAKRPQVEAERRAAEKRLLNAEGFEVYGQNRLREIAKVRFELARLEDEKINIDTRVRSLKGRIKDLVGGTSRDIVAFEDNFSTEGLKKQIEARRFDRSVEITARGAELTESGRRDLEDLGAGIPKVREYVAALLSLSRETSSTDAGLLILIQNHLERMEETRISVQKNPIEGLQALSEHSVRLSATIASLTPALKWKTAEGFALRQMADAWDKTFMGRFDPFISQRIALKSAEGHQLQSVIDNEMEPLKLNIDFITLFAAGGQGGKALTNAFRDEIATALPLPAKVMEGLFSPFHQLYSALFDSKSPDKDKGFQGVVRELIPYLKSKEARAAAIETNTRKALEDLETARQREMEWLNLRDATIAYVQALRRISAVMEERVKNGLPPLREFASLAEENRYYFEETNHLGDLRRTREVRGELERVEKELLFLGVDPDALPAVPKADRTKELSISAGSEGARKAFETRLAKLREGTEASRLKYIEASSYLGRMRTTFETRGPNPVLSADLFSRGNSLTGRAVDAERARLGAAQAATDLIADTQAARIQKQGGDYTQAWVQSLLYDMMANVSRDRLGRAAGAKGEDIDVSIAQLQESALREQAEKARAAVLAEKKNLASTLGETQVDYLLGRVPGVRQTIKAIEEIAQTTEGPRGRPDFSPIVQNLRRQQESLNFEAAELRTKQWIPDMKIEVELPEGETLLRLTLSSRLIGGDAGPRIKIIGLEGEQVRLLEEEAVFNIESFAQQYKKDLEGVLLRLNRVEEQLKELLAGGQSLDVLVREYKKGGIQSAPVIAKIAEAVRLTTERSYLVMRTGLLYLTFSQQMAAYNVRMPTLREHLDTMGFPSEGSGTDSLLNDLQSMSTSNRDGVSAIPADWTLARKLTPVRNEPTVPVVNAIGARTVNFISTPADPRGHSVPVDHLKFTGPGEIKKTTDDALAKTRIRATDDHLLNADEVALVLKDGLDLYRSPEALKEYAWMAPLVYNRFKDITDPRDLPTFLSIPLEAAYNKRFPHHSTLMADAEVGRQSNRNFVAEFYVLPFFYAMWLEGERARGKVLPGQERGWLKARLAIDEKQIRLGIRERHGDRSITPAERKEHILWQKDITDTMSLALLRKFPEGERTEIRAAIQRSLNKSFPAIAKLNGMNGDGSSPESFLYGDIHTERLTSAFVAYAWPTDWIPRRWSPSWTW, encoded by the coding sequence ATGACGCTGAAAAAGGTCGTCACGGGTTTCGTGGCGGGTGCTTTCTTTTTCACCACGGTTGGGGAACCCTTCGCCCAATCCACATTCTGGGCGGACCGCCAAACGGCCCGGTCCCACTCCCGGCCGAACAGCGGGGAGGGCGATGCCCGGAACCTCCTTTCCTCCATTTCCTGGCCCAAAGAATCCCTCAACCCGATCCTCGGCGCCTATCGTCTTCCCTCATCGCTCGGCACCGTGGTCGAGACCCGTGTTCCCCGGCCCGGGGCGCCGGTTCTCCTCCACATGCAAGACGCCCACGGGCTCTACGGCGCACAACTCAACGCGTCGAAAATTTTGGACGGGCTCTTTCGCGCGGGGTGGAATGGCGCGGGGGCCGTGCCCGTCTATCAGGAAGGCGGGGCGGGACCGGCTAACCTCGATTGGCTGTCGGCCTTTCCTTTCGACGATATCAAGGAGCGCGTGGCCCGGGTTCACCTTCGTCAGAAAGAGCTCACCGGAGAGGAATACCGCGCGATCGTTTCCTCGTCCGGAACCTTCCGCCTCCTGGGCGTTGAAAACCAAGACCTCTACAAACAGAACCTGGCCGCGCGGCACGAAACAGCCCAGGCCCGCGCCGCCGCGGACGCCCACATCGGCCGGATCCAGGCCCGCCTGAGCGCGATCAAAACCAAGGTGTATCCCCCTTCGCTCCTGAAACTCGACCAGCCGTTTCAAGCCTACACGAACCAAACCCTCACGTTCATCGACTATATTCGGGCCTTGTCCCCGGACCCTCTCCGCGCGGCGGACTACCCGAATTTGGACGCCCTCCTTCGGCTCACCAAACTGGAAACCGAAATGGATCCTCGGGCGTTGGCGGAGGAACGGGATCTCTTGGTGCGTAAAATGGCGGCCTCGCTCTCCGTCGACGCGGTGAAGGACTTGGCCGCGAAGGCGATCGATGTCCGGGAAGGCCGCCTCACCCAGGGGGATTTCTACCAGGCCCTCCTGTCCATGGCGACCCAGCTTAAGCGGCAGGGCGAGGACCTTCCCACCCGTGAACTTCGGAGGTATGTCGGATACTTGAGGCTTTCGGATTCCCTCCGCCATGATGAACTGTTGGTGGAGGCCGAGCAATGGCGCGCCCGATTGTTCGAAAAATACTCCGGTGACGACCGGGTGTGGCGCCTCGTCGACACCGATCGGCGGGTCGCCCTGGAACGGTTGCTTTGGAAGCAGGAAATGACCCCGGACCAATACGCCGCTTTCCGGCAGGCGGGGCCCCTGGATTGGGCGGAGGTGGAAAAATACATCGCCCTCCAAGAAGCGTCTCTGGGCCTGAGCGTTTCAGCGAGCGCGGTCCCGGCGCTCCTCGACCCGCTGGCTTGGACCCGCTCGCTCCCCGAGGTGCGGGCGTACTACGAGCTCGCCCTGGAACGGGACGCGTCCTTGGTCAAGAATGCCCTGGCGGACATGGCTCGGACCGGCGCCCAACGCGGCGTCCTGATTGCGGGCGGGTTCCACACGCCGGGTCTGACCCGCCTTTTCCGGCAGTCCGACGTCGGCTACGCCGTGATCCAGCCCCGGTTTGAGACCGACGAGGCCGCCCCTTCGTCCGAAGACCTCACCATTTCTCAGGCTCCCGACGCCTTTGCGCACTCCGTTCGTGAGGCCAACCTGGCGACCTGGCCGGCGCCGGGCTCGCCCCTCCCGTCCTTGAAACAAAGCCTGACCGGGCGAATGGCGCTGAGCATGTTCTCCTACGCCATCAAAGGGATGGTCCAGCCGGGCAACAAGCAGGCGGCCGAGATTGAACGGAAGTTGGAGGTTTTCGCGGGCGTCATGAAGTCGGTTGGAATTAAGAGCGAAATCCGCCGCGCGGTGGTGAGTTTGGACGAAGGCGGAAAGCAGGCTCTCGTTCTCTACGGTTCTTTCAACGGAGAACTTTTCATCATCGCCCAAAGCCTGGACGAGAGGGAGTCCATCTCCTTCGTTTCTGAAAGCTACGCTTCCGGTTCGGAGACCTCCCTGAACAAGAAGTTGGGTGCGCTCCTGGCCGCTCCCAGCCTGGTCGGAACGGTGGGGGAAGGTTTGAAATCGTTCTGGGCGGTTCTCCAATCGATCCGGTCGGCCAGAATCCCGTTGAAGAGCGAGCAGTTGGCCTCCCTCCGGGCTCAGGCTCTTTCAGGGGTGCAACAGGCCGCCAGGGCGATCCAAGTTCCGGCGACGTCGTCGGCGGCGGAAGGACAAAAAATCATTGATCAGGCCGAAGGCGCCGTTCCCGTTGCGGCGCGGAACTTCCGTTCCCGGCTCGCGGGGGCCGTTCCCTCCCTGGTCGCCGCCGGAAAACGGGGTCTGGTTTTCGCGGGAAAATCCGTCGCGTTGATGGGAGCGGGCATCGGCGCGGCCCACGCGGCCGGCGGAGCGGCGGCGCTCACCTCCGTCGGGTTGTCCTCTTTGATGGTGGGCTGGATGGTCGTCGCGATGGGGGCGGTGGTGCTGTGGCAAAGCTACCAGCCCGCGGCGGGTATTTTGGGTTTTGGAACGAAGGCTCCCGCGGTGGGGTCGGCGCCAAAAACGATGCCTCGAAAATATGACGAACCGGCCGCCGCGGCGGATCGCCGGGAACGGTTCCGGGGTTCCTTGGCGAAACAGGGGCTTTCGGAAAAAGAAATCGCGAACGTGCTCGGCCAGGCGACGGATTGGTCCTTGGTGGAGCGGTCGTTGGAGGGCCTCAACTACGCCGCCTACCGCGAGACGAACTTTAAAGGCGACGCCGCCGACATCAATTTCAAAGAAATGTGGCAACAGGCCCGCCGGGAGGCCGGGAGCCTTCAGGTTCGGGCGGCGTGGACGGTGGGTTCCTTCGCTCTCTACCGGTTCGCCCTGCACCTGTTTCGCGGGTTCTATCTGCGCCACCCGGAAAGTGCCCTCCGATACCATTTAAACATTCGCGGCGCGGGCGGAAAAAATTACCTGACGGCCGACCAGGTGGACCGCCTGACCCTGGATGAGATCCTTCGCCAGCAGAACGTTCGTTCGGGATCCTTCGCCGGCCTCCGGCACGTTTTAGACCGGGCCCTGGGCGCCGCGCGTTGGGGGGCCGAGGTGACCACGGTGGCCGCGCACCTGCGCTTCCTCACCGAGCGGGGGAGGCTCTGGCTGGTCAGCACGGTGATTGTAGGTAGCGGGATTTCACTCATGGCCGCCGTCCCCCTTCTGATCCTCTTACCGGGGGCCTTTTACCTGTACGCGCTGGCGCGCTACGCCCCGGAGAAAGGGGCCCTCATTCCCAAACTTTTCGGCCTAGGCGGGACCAGCGCGCGGCGGGCCCATTATATGCGAATGCTGGCGATCCCGGTGCTGGGGTTGGCCCTTTACGCCTTGGCCGGAAGCTTCGGGGTGGATTTCCTCCGGTTCAACCCGCTCCTCCAGATTTTTGGTCTTGAGGGGTACTTAAAAGTCCCCGTGCTGGGGACCTTCATCCAAAGTTTCGCCATCGCTGGGATATTGAGCCCTCTCGCCACGGTGTTCATTCGGTCCTACGCGCGGCAGGTGGCATCGGTTAAAAATCAACGGTTGGACCAGTCGACGGCGCTGGCGCCGCCGCTGGTTGAACCCATTCGGTTCAAGCGGTCCGAGGCCGGGGCGATGGTGGAAGCGGAGGGTCCGGGAACGGTCCCGGTTCTGGCCTATCGGCCGCCCGCCGACGCCGGGAAAGGGGAAGCCCGCCTTTGGTCGTGGGACGGAGCCGCCGTGATCCGTTATTTGGAATCGCTTCAAAACACCCCGTCGCTTTCCCCCGCGGACGCCGGGCAAGCCATTGCGAAAATCGGCGCGGTTCTCCTCCACGACGCTTCCTTAAATAGGGTTTACGGCCGGGTTCTCCGGGGAACCGAGTTGCAAAAGCTCCAGATCCGGAAACTGCTGGAGGGGTTGGAGGCGCGGGCGGGGCCGATGTTGGAGAAAGACGCCAAAACGGTTCTTCAGTCCCTCCGCACCGAGGGGCGCGCGTCCCGCCGGCAGGTTTTTCAGGACCCCCGGTTCTGGCGCCAGGTCCTGCCTTCCGGCTGGTTCTCCATGTGGTTCGTCAACACCGAAGTTTCCGCCGTTCTGGCTCAAGGGGCCTGGTTCGACAGTTGGCTGTCGCGGTTCGCCTCGGCCCTTTCCCCACAGCCGGTTGAAATCCACTTCGTCGAACAGCTCTTCCAGCCCATCGAAGGCGCCCATCCCCAAGACGGCCACGGCGTGGCCCGGACGGGCTGGCGCCTCTACGGCCCCGACGATTTCATGGGCCAGTTCGCCGAGCGGTGGGGCGGCATGTTGGGCGTGTTCAACCATCTGGCGTCGACCGTGCAAAACGCCATCGAGTCAATCCCTGGCGTCGGGGATTGGTATTTCCAGGTCCGCTACCTCCCGGAGATAGTGGAAGCCCAACGGACCCCTTCCGTCATGGATCGCGCGACGTCCCACGGGGAAGCCGTCCAGTTCGTTCGGGCGCGGGCGAAGGCCGTCCACGCTTTCGAAGCCAAGAACGGTCCCATCGTTCCGCACACCCTCGAGTTAACCCGGGGGCCGAAACCGTTACTCGAACAAGTTCTTGATTGGTTCATCCCTTCGGCGAGGGCCGACGAACCTGGCGCGACCATGGTGGTGGCCCTCGCGGCCCCAACGCCTCCACCCGAATCGGCCTCACCCCCCGTCTCTTCCGTTCCCGCCATCGAATCTTCGGAGGCGCCGTCCGTTTCTCGGTCGTGGGTCGTCGCCACCCGCTCTTCCGGGCTCAATGTGCGCGGGGCGCCGGGCAAGGACGCTCCTTGGGTGGCCTCGCTCGCCAAGGGCGACCCCGTCACGGTTTTTGAACGATCAGGAGACTGGGCCCGGATCGGCGAAGGAAAATGGGTTTCGGTCCGGTTCCTCGCCCCCGCCGATCCGGTGGAGCGCGTGGCCGCTCAGGTTCGTCGGGCCGTTGAGTCCCGCGCAACCCCCAACCTTTCCTCCGAACTGAAAGCCTCGGCGGCCAATCTCGCGCGGGTCCCGATCGGCGGCGAATTCGGGGCGCCGCGGGTCAATGATCTCGGCGAGGGGTACGCCCACGCCGGGGTCGACGTTCCGGTTCCCATGGGGACTCCGATTCGCGCTCCTGAACCCATGCGGGTCGTTCGCGTCGGCGACTTCGGGGCGAGAGCCGGATACGGGTTGGAGCTCCGGGACCGCGCCGGCTACAGCTACCGGTTCTTCCACACGTCCGACCAATTCCCCTACAAGGCCGGCGAGGAGCTCCCCGCCGGCGCCATCGTGGGCACAACCGGGGATTCCGGGGACGCCCAAGGCCATCCCCACGCCCACGTGGAAGTGCGGGGACCGACCGGCCTTCTGAACCCCATGTTGGCGCGGCTCAGTCCCTTGGACTTCCTGGCGGAAAAAGAAAAACCTATCCTCTTGGCCGTCAACGATTCGGTTGCGCCCGGGGACGCCCATTTTTCAATCGGAGGGGTCGGAGCGGACGCCGCCGAGCGGGTGGATTTGAAAACGGTGATGGAACAGAGCGACCGTTCCGCGAGCGTTCGGTTGAAGGATCTGGACGCCAAGAAGAGCCGGGTGGTGGTCGATGAACTTCTCTCGCGCTATTTCGTCCTCGATTTCAACGTGCTCGCGCAGGAAGCCCGCTCGCGGGGAAAATCGCCCCAGGAGATCGCCAACGACTCCGGAACCCGGGCGGAGTTCTTGGCGCGCCTCCAAATGGCGGATTCCGACCAAGCCACCCAACGCAAGGCCGGTGTCTACGCCGCGAAACAATTGGAGATCGCGGCGGACCTCTACCGCCTGGATCTCACCATCAAAACCGCCCAGGAACTTTTGGACATCAACGATACGGAAAAGACGATCGCCCGGATTGAAAAGGAAAGAGCGGTGCTTCAGGCGTTCCGGGAAGATTTGGAGCAAAAACGAATCCCCGAACGGATCGAACATCCAAAAGTGTTGGCGGAGCTCACCCAGGACATTCGGACGTTGGAAGGGGATCTGGAAGACGCCCAGTCGAAACGCCGGAGCCAAACCTTTGACTTGGCTCGTCGTTTGGCCCTCCCATCGCCGGACGAGACTCGTTTCGATCTGGGGCCGGGGCCCGCCGCCGAGGCGGCCCTGCGCGCGCTCGTCGAGACGAAGGTCGGCGAGCGGTCCATGCGGGTCCGTCAGATCGCGGACTTGAAGGTGGAACAAATGAAGGCGGCCGTGCCCGACCAGTTCCGCAAAGACTCGACCTTGAGCGGGGTGGTGAGCCTCGCCAAACTGTTGGGCAACAAAGTCACGCTGGGGGCGGGGTTGGTGGTCGAATTCCTGGCCCGCGCCACGCTCTCCGACCCTGAACGGGAGGCCGTTCGGGAGGCGTCGGTGTGGGCCTACGTGCGGGCGGTGATCCAGGCCGAGGAAGTCCGGAACAACGAAACCCGCAAGGCCCGGGAGTCGGCTCTACAAGTTGTTTCTACGTCCATGCGCTCCGAAAACCTCCGCCGGGAAACGGCGGAGCTGGAGAAAAAAAACCAAGCCATGGCGGCGCGCATGCTCCAAGGTCTCAGCCCCGCCCGGGACCGGTTGGATCTTTTGCGGGAATCTTCCAAGGCCACCCGGGACCTGGCGAAGGCGGAACGGGAAGAGGCCCGGCAAAAAGTGGAAGCCCTTTCCTTCGCGGCGCCCTACCGCCCGGCGGTTCTGACCGAGTCGGACCGAGCGGCCGCCGGTTCCCGCGCTCTCGAGTCGATTTTCGCGGTTCTCCTGGACCTCCCGGGCACCCTCCTCCGGGCGATCGCTTCTGACGATGCCAAGCTGGACGCCCTGCGGAAAGAAAAATTGGACCGAATTCTTCCCCCAGGAGAACGGACGCCCTTCTCCGTCAAGAACGGGACGGCGGACGAGCTCTTCCCCTTCATGCAGAGCCGGAACCCCACGCTTCGCCAGGGAAAGGCCTACGTGGAGGAGCAAGAGAGCAAGCGCGCGGCTCAAGCGGCGGCAGGGGATCCAAAAGTAGGGCTCTATTTCCGATGGTTGTCCGGGGCGGATCAGGCGAAGGACCTGGGCCGGTTGGGTCGGTTCTCCGTGGGCCTGACGGTGGCTTTCACGCTCCATGACCCGGCGGCGCTCCTCAAGGGGTCGTTGGCGGAAATGGAACTGGACAAGGCGAAATTCGCGGTGGCGCAGGCGGAGCAGGAGGGCTACTCGAGCCTGGCCGACTTGCTTCACGATTTGAGCCGGGAGTTGGCCAAACGGCCCCAGGTGGAAGCCGAGCGGCGGGCCGCCGAGAAACGCTTGCTGAATGCGGAAGGGTTCGAAGTGTATGGCCAAAACCGGCTGCGGGAAATCGCGAAAGTCCGGTTCGAGCTGGCCCGGCTGGAAGACGAGAAAATCAACATCGACACGCGGGTTCGGTCCTTGAAGGGCCGAATCAAGGACCTGGTGGGTGGGACGAGCCGGGACATCGTGGCGTTCGAGGACAATTTTTCCACCGAGGGCCTCAAAAAACAAATCGAAGCCCGGCGGTTCGACCGGTCGGTGGAAATCACGGCCCGGGGCGCGGAACTGACCGAATCAGGCCGCCGGGACCTGGAGGATCTGGGGGCCGGAATCCCGAAAGTGCGCGAATACGTGGCGGCGCTCTTGTCTCTCAGCCGGGAGACGTCCTCCACGGACGCGGGGCTCTTGATCCTTATCCAGAATCACCTGGAGAGGATGGAGGAGACCCGGATCTCGGTCCAGAAAAACCCCATCGAAGGCTTGCAGGCCCTCTCGGAGCACTCCGTTCGACTGTCGGCCACGATCGCTTCCCTGACTCCGGCCCTCAAATGGAAGACCGCGGAGGGGTTCGCCCTCCGCCAGATGGCGGACGCCTGGGACAAAACGTTCATGGGCCGCTTCGACCCTTTCATCAGCCAGCGGATCGCCTTGAAATCCGCCGAGGGCCACCAGCTCCAATCCGTCATCGACAACGAAATGGAACCCCTCAAGCTGAACATCGATTTCATCACGCTCTTCGCCGCCGGTGGCCAGGGGGGAAAGGCCCTCACCAACGCGTTCCGGGACGAAATCGCGACGGCCCTTCCCTTGCCGGCCAAGGTCATGGAGGGATTGTTTTCTCCTTTCCATCAGTTGTACTCCGCTCTCTTCGATTCGAAGAGTCCGGACAAGGACAAGGGGTTCCAGGGGGTGGTTCGGGAACTCATCCCCTACCTGAAATCCAAGGAAGCCCGCGCCGCCGCCATCGAAACGAACACGCGGAAAGCGTTGGAAGACCTGGAAACGGCCCGTCAGCGTGAGATGGAATGGCTGAACCTCCGGGACGCCACCATTGCCTACGTCCAGGCCCTTCGCCGGATTTCCGCGGTGATGGAAGAGCGGGTCAAGAACGGATTGCCCCCGCTCCGTGAATTCGCTTCGCTGGCGGAGGAGAACCGGTATTACTTTGAAGAAACCAACCATTTGGGCGACCTGCGCCGAACGCGGGAGGTTCGGGGCGAACTGGAGCGGGTGGAAAAAGAGCTTCTCTTCCTCGGGGTGGATCCGGACGCGCTTCCCGCGGTCCCCAAAGCGGACCGAACCAAGGAACTTTCGATCTCGGCAGGGTCCGAGGGCGCGCGGAAGGCCTTCGAGACTCGGCTGGCGAAACTCCGCGAGGGGACGGAGGCCTCCCGACTCAAGTACATTGAGGCGTCCAGTTACTTGGGGCGTATGCGGACCACGTTTGAAACCCGGGGCCCCAACCCGGTCCTGTCGGCGGACCTCTTTAGCCGCGGGAATTCGTTGACGGGTCGAGCCGTGGACGCGGAGCGCGCCCGTTTGGGCGCCGCCCAGGCGGCGACGGACCTGATCGCCGACACCCAGGCCGCGCGAATTCAAAAGCAGGGCGGGGATTACACGCAAGCCTGGGTGCAATCCCTGTTGTATGACATGATGGCGAACGTGAGCCGAGACCGCTTGGGCCGCGCGGCCGGGGCGAAGGGCGAAGACATCGACGTTTCCATCGCGCAACTTCAAGAGAGCGCCTTGCGCGAGCAGGCCGAAAAGGCCCGGGCGGCCGTTTTGGCGGAAAAGAAGAATTTGGCCTCCACTTTAGGAGAAACCCAGGTGGATTATCTCCTGGGCCGCGTGCCCGGAGTCCGCCAAACCATCAAAGCCATCGAGGAAATCGCCCAGACAACGGAAGGCCCGCGCGGCCGCCCTGATTTCAGCCCCATCGTCCAAAACCTCCGACGGCAACAAGAGTCCTTGAATTTTGAAGCCGCGGAGTTGCGGACGAAACAATGGATTCCCGACATGAAAATCGAGGTCGAATTGCCGGAGGGAGAGACGCTCCTGCGTTTGACGCTCAGCTCCAGGTTGATCGGCGGGGACGCGGGCCCGCGGATCAAAATCATCGGCTTGGAAGGGGAACAGGTCCGCTTGTTGGAGGAGGAGGCGGTCTTCAACATCGAGTCCTTCGCCCAACAATACAAAAAGGACCTCGAAGGGGTCCTCTTGCGCCTCAACCGAGTGGAAGAACAGTTGAAAGAGCTCCTGGCCGGCGGCCAGTCCCTGGACGTCTTGGTCCGAGAATACAAGAAGGGCGGCATTCAATCCGCGCCCGTGATCGCCAAGATCGCGGAAGCGGTCCGTTTAACGACGGAACGATCTTACCTGGTCATGCGCACGGGGCTCCTCTACCTCACGTTCTCCCAGCAAATGGCGGCCTACAACGTCCGGATGCCGACCTTGCGGGAACATTTAGATACGATGGGCTTTCCTTCCGAGGGGTCCGGGACGGACAGTTTGTTGAACGACCTCCAATCCATGTCCACCTCGAACCGGGACGGCGTGTCCGCGATTCCCGCCGATTGGACCCTCGCGCGAAAGCTGACGCCCGTGCGGAATGAACCGACGGTCCCCGTCGTGAACGCCATCGGCGCACGGACCGTCAATTTCATCTCCACCCCAGCCGACCCACGGGGTCACTCCGTCCCGGTGGACCACCTGAAGTTCACGGGCCCGGGGGAGATCAAAAAAACAACCGATGACGCGTTGGCGAAGACCAGAATTCGGGCGACCGACGACCATCTCTTGAACGCCGACGAGGTGGCCCTCGTCTTGAAGGACGGCCTCGACCTCTACCGTTCCCCCGAAGCCTTAAAAGAATACGCCTGGATGGCTCCGCTGGTCTACAACCGGTTCAAAGACATCACCGATCCCCGGGACCTCCCGACGTTCCTTTCCATCCCGTTGGAGGCCGCCTACAACAAACGGTTCCCCCACCACAGCACCCTGATGGCGGACGCCGAGGTCGGGCGGCAATCGAACCGCAACTTCGTGGCGGAGTTTTACGTCCTTCCCTTCTTTTATGCCATGTGGCTGGAGGGGGAGCGGGCGCGCGGGAAAGTCTTGCCCGGACAGGAACGGGGGTGGTTGAAAGCCCGGCTGGCCATCGACGAAAAGCAGATCCGCTTGGGCATCCGGGAGCGCCACGGGGACCGGTCCATCACGCCGGCGGAGCGGAAAGAGCACATCCTCTGGCAAAAGGATATCACCGACACCATGTCTCTCGCCCTCCTCCGGAAGTTTCCGGAAGGGGAGCGGACAGAAATCCGCGCGGCCATTCAACGCTCGTTGAACAAATCCTTCCCCGCCATCGCCAAACTGAACGGCATGAACGGGGACGGGTCTTCGCCCGAATCGTTCCTTTACGGGGACATTCATACGGAAAGGTTGACCAGCGCCTTCGTGGCCTACGCGTGGCCAACGGATTGGATTCCAAGAAGATGGAGCCCTTCATGGACCTGGTGA